Proteins from a genomic interval of Pseudoalteromonas sp. MEBiC 03607:
- a CDS encoding K+/H+ antiporter subunit F: MLDTVFLIVYAMIAISLLLNLWRLIVGPSVPDRILALDTMFINTIALIILYGMSMDTGLYFEAALLIAMLGFVSTVAVCKYLLRGDIIE; the protein is encoded by the coding sequence ATGCTAGATACCGTATTTTTAATTGTCTATGCGATGATCGCCATCTCGTTATTACTAAATTTATGGCGCTTAATAGTGGGTCCATCGGTACCTGACCGTATATTAGCGCTAGATACGATGTTTATTAACACCATTGCGCTGATAATTCTTTATGGCATGAGTATGGATACCGGGCTTTATTTTGAGGCCGCTTTATTAATTGCCATGCTTGGTTTTGTTAGTACCGTTGCAGTATGTAAATATTTGCTGCGCGGCGATATTATTGAATAA
- a CDS encoding Na+/H+ antiporter subunit G, whose translation MMSEWIVSILLLIGGCFILIGSIGLVKMPDFFMRLHGPTKATTLGMASLLIAAMVYFSYHHDGVSVKEILISIFLLITAPISGYMLIKSAIHHKLRAKEGTKGLDNVEDD comes from the coding sequence ATAATGAGTGAATGGATTGTATCAATCTTACTGTTAATTGGTGGTTGCTTTATTTTGATTGGTTCGATTGGCTTAGTGAAAATGCCAGACTTTTTTATGCGTTTACATGGGCCAACTAAAGCCACTACTTTAGGAATGGCATCATTACTTATCGCTGCAATGGTGTATTTTAGCTATCACCATGATGGAGTGAGCGTTAAAGAGATCCTAATTTCAATTTTCTTACTGATCACCGCACCTATCAGTGGTTACATGTTGATTAAGTCAGCTATTCATCACAAACTTCGCGCTAAAGAAGGTACCAAGGGCTTAGACAACGTCGAGGACGATTAA
- the truA gene encoding tRNA pseudouridine(38-40) synthase TruA, with amino-acid sequence MRVALGVEYNGARYSGWQRQSHVNSVQQEVETALSRICNHPVEIVCAGRTDAGVHGTGQVVHFDTHAEREMVAFTMGMNTLLPKDISIRFAEPVSEDFHARFSATARRYRYVIYNYTYRGAIMSEGVTHFHHPLDETKMQEACQYLIGEHDFTSFRALHCQANTANRTIHHLSVKRQGDYVIIDIKANAFLHHMVRNITGCLMDIGLHKHEPVWLKELLDLKERAKASATAKAAGLYLVDVDYPEHFGIPKTPLGPLFLPDSDS; translated from the coding sequence ATGCGAGTAGCACTTGGAGTAGAGTACAACGGCGCCCGTTACAGTGGTTGGCAACGTCAATCACATGTCAATAGCGTACAGCAAGAAGTAGAAACGGCGTTGTCGCGGATTTGTAATCACCCAGTCGAAATCGTATGTGCTGGCCGCACTGATGCTGGTGTTCACGGCACAGGGCAAGTGGTTCACTTTGACACTCATGCAGAACGTGAAATGGTTGCATTCACAATGGGCATGAATACCCTGTTACCGAAAGATATTTCTATTCGGTTTGCCGAGCCTGTCAGTGAAGATTTTCATGCTCGTTTTAGCGCCACAGCTCGTCGCTATCGTTACGTTATTTATAACTACACCTATCGCGGTGCAATCATGAGCGAAGGGGTGACGCATTTTCATCACCCACTCGATGAAACTAAAATGCAAGAAGCCTGTCAGTATTTAATTGGTGAGCATGACTTTACCTCTTTTAGGGCACTGCATTGCCAAGCTAATACAGCAAATCGTACGATTCACCATTTGTCGGTAAAACGCCAAGGTGACTATGTGATAATTGATATTAAAGCGAATGCATTTTTACATCATATGGTACGAAATATTACTGGCTGTTTGATGGATATTGGTCTGCATAAACATGAACCAGTCTGGTTAAAAGAATTACTTGATTTAAAAGAACGCGCTAAGGCAAGTGCCACAGCAAAGGCTGCTGGTCTTTACTTAGTGGATGTGGA
- a CDS encoding Na+/H+ antiporter subunit E, with translation MRLEARFRWLPTPFRSVLLFVVWLLLNNSVSPGHLLLATFFAITIPWITFPFRDPQPLIVRPGLAFKYLLLVLYDIVTANLQVALLILGPTKKLRPGFIKVPLDLSHEMPITILASTVSLTPGTVSAEVYPIPESLEEGEEIEQRYLLIHVLDLADEQALINTIKQRYEAPLKEIFRC, from the coding sequence ATGCGTTTAGAAGCTCGTTTTCGTTGGCTACCGACTCCATTTCGTAGTGTATTACTTTTTGTTGTCTGGTTATTACTCAATAATAGCGTGTCGCCAGGGCATCTGCTGTTAGCTACTTTTTTTGCTATAACAATTCCGTGGATCACTTTTCCATTTCGCGATCCACAGCCCCTTATTGTTAGACCAGGATTGGCGTTTAAGTACTTACTTTTAGTGTTGTACGATATTGTCACTGCCAATTTACAAGTTGCGCTTTTAATACTCGGGCCGACTAAAAAGTTGCGTCCGGGCTTTATAAAAGTACCACTTGATTTAAGTCATGAAATGCCAATCACTATTTTGGCAAGCACTGTGTCACTAACCCCAGGCACTGTGAGTGCAGAGGTTTATCCTATTCCTGAGTCACTCGAAGAGGGCGAAGAAATTGAGCAGCGCTATTTACTGATCCATGTGCTCGATTTAGCAGATGAACAGGCGTTAATTAATACTATTAAGCAGCGCTATGAAGCACCGCTTAAGGAGATTTTTAGATGCTAG
- a CDS encoding Na+/H+ antiporter subunit C, with translation MEVLYASCVGVLVACGIFLILRARTFPVVLGLTMLSYAVNLFLFSSGRLTINKAAVLGSASEYADPLPQALVLTAIVIGFAMTAFVVILAIRGRADLGNDHVDGHLLKSSKEQK, from the coding sequence ATGGAAGTATTGTACGCATCATGCGTGGGCGTGCTGGTTGCATGCGGGATTTTCTTAATATTAAGAGCACGTACCTTTCCGGTTGTGCTTGGTTTAACCATGTTATCGTACGCGGTTAACCTATTTTTATTCTCGTCAGGTCGCTTAACGATTAATAAAGCTGCAGTACTAGGCAGTGCTAGTGAGTATGCGGATCCATTACCGCAGGCACTTGTGCTTACCGCTATAGTTATCGGTTTTGCGATGACCGCCTTTGTGGTTATTTTAGCTATTCGTGGTCGTGCTGATTTGGGTAATGATCATGTTGACGGTCATTTATTAAAATCATCTAAGGAGCAAAAATGA
- a CDS encoding monovalent cation/H+ antiporter subunit A, translated as MTLLWIPLLSLIGSVISSCTSKLTRNQSTALTMLAPLLALGIVFSYTPAVFSGEMIRYSAEWIPLLNMQVSFRLDGLTLLFLYMILGIGTLVIFYARYYLSNNDSLPKLYCYLMLFMTAMVGIVMSNNVIQLWLFWELTSISSFLLISYWWHKSEARKGARMALAITGAGGLALLAGLLLIGDIVGSYDLDVILASKALIQSHALYEVALVLVLLGAFTKSAQFPFHFWLPHAMAAPTPVSAYLHSATMVKAGIFLLARFYPALAGTDTWFILVAMTGLATLLVGAYIALFKHDLKGLLAYSTISHLGLITLLLGLDTELATVAAIFHIINHATFKASLFMATGIIDHETGTRDMRKLNGMWRFMPYTATLAMVAAAAMAGVPLLNGFLSKEMFFAETLHQQVLGSMSWLIPVLATVAGALSVAYSARFIHDVFFNGDPIDLPKQPHEPPRYMRVPIEILVVLCLLVGMFPHFAVSDILASASYAVLGDAAPDYKLSVWHGFNLPLLMSFIATCCGVLIYVQRKHLFHFQASLPTLNAKKGFERGLYSVIKWSQAKVNRIENGSLQRYAFVMIVVVLMCAGWPLFEMQQLAGTSELTPIDFHNAIGAGLLIIGALVTVIWHRSRMISLIMISIVGLMVSVAFTRFSAPDLALTQLTVEVVTVMLLMLALFFLPQRTPKESSSLRILRDLGISSAIGVVVASICYALLTRPLESISDFFIANAKTGGGGTNVVNVILVDFRGFDTLGEITVLGIAALGIYKLLINLPLFMPASDSEGRPWARERYPILLSSISQSLLPLALLVSAYIFLRGHNLPGGGFIAGLVTAIAFILQYMANGSHWIADRFDVNYRKIIASGIAIALFTGVGSWFFDRPFLTTWFDYFDIPLVGKTELASAIVFDLGVYLTVVGATLMILASLGKLTADTPKREVNI; from the coding sequence ATGACTTTGCTCTGGATACCCCTGTTATCCTTAATCGGCAGTGTTATTTCATCCTGCACCTCAAAACTAACGCGTAATCAAAGTACCGCTTTGACTATGCTAGCGCCTTTGCTTGCCCTTGGAATAGTATTCTCGTACACACCTGCGGTATTTTCTGGTGAAATGATTCGCTACAGCGCAGAGTGGATCCCGTTATTAAACATGCAAGTGTCTTTTAGACTTGATGGTTTAACCTTACTTTTTTTATACATGATCTTAGGTATTGGTACCTTAGTGATTTTCTATGCGCGTTATTATTTAAGTAATAACGACTCCCTGCCTAAGCTTTATTGCTACTTAATGCTATTTATGACCGCGATGGTCGGAATAGTAATGTCGAATAATGTTATCCAGCTTTGGCTATTCTGGGAGCTTACCAGTATTAGTTCCTTTTTGCTTATTAGCTATTGGTGGCATAAATCTGAAGCCCGTAAGGGTGCGCGCATGGCGCTTGCTATTACAGGGGCGGGCGGTCTTGCGCTATTGGCAGGCTTATTATTGATTGGTGACATCGTTGGTAGTTATGACTTGGATGTTATCTTAGCGAGTAAAGCACTCATTCAATCTCATGCGCTCTACGAAGTAGCGTTAGTATTGGTGCTTTTGGGGGCGTTTACTAAATCGGCGCAATTCCCGTTTCATTTTTGGTTGCCGCATGCAATGGCTGCACCTACACCTGTGAGTGCCTATCTACATTCGGCTACCATGGTTAAAGCTGGTATCTTTTTGCTTGCCCGTTTCTACCCAGCATTAGCAGGCACTGATACGTGGTTTATCTTGGTTGCTATGACTGGTCTTGCTACTTTATTGGTTGGCGCTTATATCGCATTATTCAAGCATGACTTAAAAGGTTTACTTGCTTATTCAACCATCAGTCATTTGGGTCTTATCACGTTATTACTTGGTTTAGATACTGAACTTGCCACGGTTGCAGCGATTTTCCATATTATTAACCATGCAACGTTTAAAGCCTCATTGTTTATGGCAACCGGTATTATTGATCATGAAACGGGGACTCGTGACATGCGCAAACTAAACGGTATGTGGCGCTTTATGCCTTATACTGCCACGCTTGCAATGGTTGCTGCGGCTGCGATGGCTGGTGTGCCATTGTTAAATGGTTTCTTATCGAAAGAAATGTTCTTTGCTGAAACCTTGCATCAGCAAGTACTAGGTTCGATGTCGTGGCTCATTCCGGTTTTAGCAACTGTAGCTGGTGCTTTATCGGTCGCTTATTCTGCACGTTTTATTCATGACGTGTTCTTTAATGGTGACCCGATTGATTTACCTAAACAGCCACACGAACCACCACGTTACATGCGTGTGCCAATCGAAATTTTAGTGGTGTTATGTTTATTAGTGGGTATGTTCCCTCACTTTGCTGTGAGCGATATTTTAGCGTCTGCTTCGTATGCGGTACTTGGTGATGCAGCTCCAGATTATAAGCTCTCGGTATGGCATGGCTTTAATTTACCTTTATTAATGAGCTTTATTGCTACTTGCTGTGGTGTGCTTATTTATGTGCAACGCAAGCACCTGTTCCATTTCCAAGCTTCATTACCGACATTAAATGCTAAAAAAGGCTTTGAACGAGGCCTGTATTCTGTGATCAAATGGTCACAAGCTAAAGTTAACCGTATTGAAAATGGTTCATTGCAACGATACGCTTTTGTAATGATTGTGGTTGTTTTGATGTGTGCTGGTTGGCCATTGTTTGAGATGCAACAACTCGCGGGCACAAGTGAATTAACACCTATTGATTTTCATAACGCCATTGGCGCGGGTCTGTTAATTATCGGTGCGCTTGTTACTGTTATTTGGCATCGTTCGCGAATGATATCTTTGATTATGATTTCAATTGTAGGCCTGATGGTATCTGTAGCTTTCACTCGATTCTCTGCGCCAGACTTAGCATTGACTCAGTTAACAGTTGAAGTTGTCACTGTGATGCTACTTATGCTCGCATTATTCTTTTTACCGCAGCGTACTCCGAAAGAATCAAGCTCACTGCGTATTCTGCGAGACTTGGGTATCTCATCGGCAATTGGTGTGGTTGTGGCCAGTATCTGCTACGCGCTGTTGACTAGACCGCTTGAATCAATTTCTGATTTCTTTATTGCCAATGCTAAAACTGGCGGTGGCGGTACTAACGTTGTAAACGTGATTTTAGTTGACTTCAGGGGCTTTGATACCCTTGGTGAAATAACCGTACTGGGTATTGCCGCATTAGGTATTTATAAATTACTTATTAATCTGCCATTGTTTATGCCGGCAAGTGATAGCGAAGGGCGCCCATGGGCTAGAGAGCGTTATCCAATCTTACTGTCGAGTATTTCGCAAAGTCTATTACCACTGGCATTATTGGTGTCTGCTTATATTTTCTTACGAGGTCACAATTTACCGGGTGGTGGTTTTATTGCAGGTCTAGTAACGGCGATTGCGTTTATTTTGCAATATATGGCAAATGGTTCACACTGGATTGCAGACAGATTTGATGTGAATTATCGCAAAATTATTGCGTCAGGTATTGCTATTGCGTTGTTCACAGGTGTGGGTAGTTGGTTCTTTGACCGTCCATTCTTAACAACGTGGTTTGATTATTTTGATATTCCGTTAGTCGGCAAAACAGAACTTGCCAGTGCTATCGTATTTGATTTAGGTGTGTATTTAACTGTTGTAGGTGCAACGCTGATGATTTTGGCAAGTTTAGGTAAATTGACTGCCGATACACCCAAGCGAGAGGTAAATATTTAA
- a CDS encoding monovalent cation/H+ antiporter subunit D, with protein sequence MIQHLASLPILIPMLAGVILLMPPCGKNLHIRRVASVILSIVTLLISAYLLFHVNTTASLVYAIGDWSAPFGIVLVADRLSALLVLLTSLLGAVIVLYSCAGDDKKGSFFHPLVHFLILGVNGAFLTGDVFNLFVFFEVLLIASYSLLMHAGDKHKTRAALQYVILNLIGSSVFLIALGILYGVLGTLNIADLAQKVPLLKGDDVYLAKIGGLLLIVVFALKGALLPLHLWLPNTYASAMPLVAALFAIMTKVGVYAMLRVYTVIFGENAGELAHMAQPWLWGLALATIVMGAIGVLASQDFRKLIANLVVVSVGTLVALVAIQNVSATAALLYYLVHSTLICAVLFLLADLIAQQRGKVADRLVAGRAVAQPFLLGICFVIAALAVVGMPPLSGFVGKIWILKSTLDSEKAMLFWPIYILSSLALLVAISRAGTSLFWDHKYKDSEAIEGVKAHPLQVTAVIVLLACSPLMVIFAGPISEYMLATSEQLFDINQGIQNVLQGGQ encoded by the coding sequence ATGATTCAGCATTTAGCTTCTTTACCCATTTTAATCCCTATGTTGGCGGGCGTTATTTTATTAATGCCACCGTGCGGTAAAAACTTACATATTCGTCGTGTAGCTTCCGTTATTTTATCGATAGTTACGTTGCTAATAAGTGCTTATTTGCTATTTCATGTTAATACGACTGCATCACTGGTTTATGCTATCGGTGATTGGTCAGCACCTTTTGGTATTGTGCTTGTGGCTGATAGGCTCTCTGCATTACTGGTGCTACTAACGAGTCTATTGGGCGCGGTGATTGTGCTTTATAGCTGTGCAGGTGACGACAAAAAAGGCAGCTTTTTTCACCCGCTGGTCCATTTTTTAATTCTGGGTGTGAATGGTGCTTTTCTAACTGGTGATGTGTTTAACCTATTTGTATTTTTTGAGGTGTTACTGATTGCCTCTTATTCGCTATTGATGCATGCCGGTGACAAACACAAAACACGAGCAGCACTGCAGTACGTGATATTAAACCTAATTGGTTCAAGTGTATTCTTAATCGCGTTAGGTATTTTATATGGTGTCCTAGGAACATTAAATATCGCTGATTTAGCACAAAAAGTCCCTTTACTAAAAGGTGATGATGTATACCTTGCGAAAATAGGTGGCTTGTTACTGATTGTCGTGTTTGCACTTAAAGGCGCGCTCTTACCTTTACATTTATGGCTACCGAATACTTACGCAAGTGCAATGCCATTGGTAGCTGCATTATTTGCGATTATGACTAAGGTAGGTGTCTATGCCATGCTGCGTGTATACACCGTTATATTTGGTGAGAATGCAGGTGAGCTTGCTCATATGGCACAGCCTTGGTTGTGGGGCTTAGCACTGGCGACAATTGTGATGGGCGCTATTGGTGTTTTAGCTAGCCAAGATTTCCGTAAGTTGATTGCCAACTTGGTGGTGGTGTCGGTTGGTACTCTCGTTGCGTTGGTGGCCATTCAAAATGTCTCTGCTACAGCTGCGTTACTCTACTACTTAGTTCATTCAACTTTAATTTGTGCTGTCCTGTTTTTATTGGCTGATTTAATTGCGCAGCAGCGCGGTAAGGTCGCTGACCGCTTAGTGGCGGGGCGTGCAGTTGCTCAGCCATTCTTGTTAGGTATTTGTTTTGTGATTGCGGCACTTGCCGTGGTGGGGATGCCACCATTGTCAGGTTTTGTCGGTAAAATTTGGATTTTAAAGAGTACTCTAGATAGCGAAAAAGCCATGTTGTTTTGGCCTATTTATATTTTATCTAGTTTGGCACTGTTGGTTGCGATATCGCGTGCTGGTACAAGCCTTTTTTGGGATCACAAATATAAAGATAGTGAAGCAATTGAGGGCGTAAAAGCACACCCTTTACAAGTGACTGCGGTCATTGTGCTGTTAGCATGCTCGCCGTTAATGGTTATTTTTGCAGGGCCAATATCTGAATATATGCTAGCAACCTCTGAGCAATTGTTTGATATAAACCAAGGCATTCAGAATGTATTACAAGGAGGCCAATAA